A window of Acinetobacter sp. TR3 contains these coding sequences:
- a CDS encoding cytochrome ubiquinol oxidase subunit I codes for MISESVVDLSRFQFAMTAMYHFLFVPLTLGLAFILAIMETTYVISGKEIYKDMTKFWGKLFGINFALGVTTGLTMEFQFGTNWAYYSHYVGDIFGAPLAIEGLMAFFLESTFIGLFFFGWDRLSKVQHLGVTWLVAIGSNMSALWILIANGWMQNPVGAAFNYETMRMELVDFGALIFNPVAQVKFVHTVSAGYVTGAVFVLAISSYYMLKKRDMPFARRSFAIAAIFGLASTFCVILLGDESGYELGDVQKTKLAAIEAEWHTEPAPAAFTLFGIPNQKEMRTDYAIKIPYVMGMIATRSTDKEVTGLHDLMKEHEIRIRNGMVAYSELTKLRAGDQSPELLASFEKNQKDLGYGLLLKKYTPNVVDATEEHIKAATKDTIPNVAALFFSFRAMVASGALMLLLFLLAAWSVAKRNAETKPWLLKFALFALPLPWIAIQTGWYVAEGGRQPWSIGEVLPTHLSASSLSTGDVWGSIIALAAFYTVLLIIEMYLMIKFARLGPSSLHTGKYHFEKLAAKTGEAQS; via the coding sequence ATGATTTCTGAAAGCGTGGTCGATCTTTCGCGGTTCCAATTTGCAATGACCGCAATGTATCACTTTCTTTTCGTCCCTCTAACTTTAGGTCTCGCTTTTATTCTTGCCATCATGGAAACCACTTATGTGATTTCTGGCAAAGAAATTTATAAAGACATGACTAAATTTTGGGGGAAACTCTTCGGGATTAACTTTGCCTTAGGTGTAACCACTGGTTTAACCATGGAATTCCAGTTCGGTACAAACTGGGCATATTATTCTCACTATGTAGGCGACATCTTTGGTGCCCCGCTTGCAATTGAAGGCTTAATGGCTTTCTTCCTAGAATCGACTTTTATCGGTCTATTCTTCTTTGGCTGGGATCGTCTTTCTAAAGTTCAACACTTAGGTGTAACTTGGCTAGTTGCGATTGGCTCTAATATGTCAGCCTTGTGGATTCTCATCGCCAATGGTTGGATGCAAAACCCTGTTGGTGCTGCATTTAACTATGAAACCATGCGTATGGAACTTGTAGACTTCGGAGCGTTGATTTTCAACCCAGTCGCTCAAGTAAAATTTGTACATACCGTTTCTGCTGGTTATGTCACAGGTGCAGTTTTTGTACTCGCCATCTCAAGCTATTATATGCTAAAGAAACGTGATATGCCCTTTGCTCGTCGCTCTTTCGCGATTGCTGCAATTTTTGGTTTAGCTTCAACTTTCTGCGTCATTTTACTTGGTGACGAATCAGGTTATGAGCTAGGCGATGTTCAAAAAACTAAACTCGCTGCAATCGAAGCTGAATGGCACACTGAACCTGCACCTGCTGCATTTACTTTATTTGGTATTCCTAACCAGAAAGAAATGCGTACCGATTATGCAATTAAAATTCCGTATGTTATGGGGATGATTGCAACTCGCTCGACAGACAAAGAAGTTACTGGCTTACATGACTTGATGAAAGAGCATGAAATCCGTATTCGTAATGGTATGGTGGCGTATAGCGAATTAACAAAACTCCGTGCAGGCGATCAGTCCCCAGAGTTACTTGCATCATTTGAAAAAAATCAAAAAGACTTAGGCTATGGTCTGCTATTAAAGAAATATACACCGAATGTTGTTGACGCAACTGAAGAACATATCAAAGCAGCAACTAAAGATACCATTCCAAATGTCGCTGCATTGTTCTTCTCGTTCCGTGCGATGGTGGCTTCTGGTGCATTAATGTTATTACTTTTCCTACTGGCTGCATGGTCAGTCGCTAAACGTAATGCCGAAACAAAACCATGGTTACTTAAATTTGCTCTATTTGCTCTTCCACTACCATGGATTGCAATTCAAACAGGTTGGTATGTAGCTGAAGGTGGTCGTCAACCATGGTCTATTGGTGAAGTTTTACCAACACATCTATCTGCATCTTCTTTAAGCACAGGTGATGTATGGGGATCAATTATTGCACTTGCTGCGTTCTATACTGTACTGCTCATTATTGAAATGTACTTAATGATCAAATTTGCTCGTTTAGGTCCAAGTTCGTTGCACACTGGTAAATATCATTTTGAAAAACTAGCTGCAAAAACTGGGGAGGCTCAATCATGA
- the cydP gene encoding cytochrome oxidase putative small subunit CydP yields the protein MNMSSQDSNRRLIREITIILIIKVVLLMVIKHIWFDAPTIPKDFNNEVAERIAGDMSKTQETR from the coding sequence ATGAACATGAGTTCTCAAGATTCAAATCGGAGATTAATCAGAGAAATTACGATTATTCTTATTATTAAAGTTGTGCTTCTCATGGTGATTAAACATATCTGGTTTGATGCCCCAACGATTCCAAAAGATTTTAACAATGAAGTTGCCGAGCGTATTGCTGGTGACATGTCCAAAACTCAGGAGACACGTTGA
- a CDS encoding OB-fold-containig protein, whose protein sequence is MTEFFLNYYLMPFHMSVVALILLSIAETIGIFIGLRPSHLVKKMTPEWLLNSPLLDVKFSKYLIFVFLLINFSFAGYFLELSFFALQHYFISPYYLFVPALIIDIFFTVFMIHCLDQVIRPKVTHTHINLVGRLATISTGNARPGFSAQARVRNEFGQLYYVQVEPEYGELELQSQVLLISQKSNSYYIAKKISISNKLFTAD, encoded by the coding sequence ATGACTGAGTTTTTTTTAAATTACTACCTTATGCCATTTCACATGAGCGTAGTGGCTTTGATTTTGCTCAGCATTGCAGAAACAATTGGTATTTTTATTGGGTTACGTCCAAGTCATCTCGTAAAGAAAATGACACCAGAGTGGTTATTAAATTCACCACTATTAGATGTAAAATTCTCTAAATACCTCATTTTTGTATTTTTACTCATCAATTTTAGTTTTGCAGGTTATTTCTTAGAGCTTTCTTTTTTTGCCTTACAGCATTATTTCATCTCACCTTACTACTTATTTGTTCCTGCTTTGATTATCGACATCTTTTTTACTGTGTTTATGATCCATTGCTTAGACCAAGTGATCAGACCCAAAGTCACACATACTCACATTAACTTAGTGGGTCGATTAGCAACAATTTCTACGGGAAATGCACGTCCAGGCTTCTCTGCACAAGCACGTGTTCGCAATGAATTCGGTCAACTGTATTATGTACAAGTAGAGCCAGAATATGGTGAATTAGAGTTACAATCCCAAGTGTTGTTGATCAGTCAGAAATCTAATTCGTACTATATTGCTAAAAAAATCTCTATTTCAAATAAACTATTTACCGCAGACTGA
- a CDS encoding Rieske (2Fe-2S) protein, translating to MTEEVPDRESRAYDTMKGTTIFITQKDGSFYAYQNICPHLQTELEYLENQFLDQDREYIQCSTHGALFSVETGECVSGPCLGEFLEKVNLEVHSDGGIYID from the coding sequence ATGACTGAGGAAGTTCCAGATCGTGAGTCTCGTGCATATGACACCATGAAAGGAACAACAATCTTTATTACTCAGAAAGATGGTAGCTTTTACGCTTATCAAAATATTTGCCCACATTTGCAAACTGAACTTGAGTATTTAGAAAATCAATTTTTAGATCAGGATCGTGAGTATATCCAATGTTCGACTCATGGCGCATTATTCTCAGTAGAAACTGGTGAATGTGTTTCAGGACCATGTCTAGGTGAATTCCTTGAAAAAGTAAATTTGGAAGTACACTCTGATGGTGGTATTTATATTGACTAA
- a CDS encoding adenosine kinase, with amino-acid sequence MATVDLFAIGNALIDQEFKVSNEFLTQQSLQKGTMQLTDGDTQAALYQQLQDTQSYKGQASGGSAANTTVAFGALGGTAFYGCRVGNDDLGTIYLNGLNAAGIQTTTQSISEGVTGTCMVLISPDSERTMHTYLGITAELTAEQIDFEPLKNAKWLYIEGYLSTSDTARVAVKQARELAKAHGVKVALSLSDPAMVQYARQGLEELLDDGVDLLFCNEQEALMFSNTETLDAAIEVLKSKNQHIVITQGANGAIIIDPKQQFHVAGREVHAVDTNGAGDAFAGAFLYAINAGLTLEAAAQLAILISSEVVAQFGPRLAVENYAKLFEQFKNSQQEYA; translated from the coding sequence ATGGCAACTGTTGATCTTTTTGCAATTGGTAATGCGCTGATTGACCAAGAATTTAAAGTCTCAAATGAGTTCTTAACACAACAATCGTTGCAAAAAGGCACAATGCAGTTGACCGATGGCGACACTCAAGCGGCTTTATATCAACAACTACAAGATACGCAAAGCTATAAAGGTCAAGCAAGTGGCGGTTCTGCTGCAAATACAACGGTTGCCTTTGGTGCTTTAGGTGGTACAGCTTTTTATGGATGCCGTGTGGGTAATGATGACCTCGGTACAATCTATTTAAATGGCTTAAATGCGGCAGGCATTCAAACAACAACGCAATCTATCAGTGAAGGCGTAACAGGTACATGTATGGTTCTGATCAGTCCTGATTCAGAACGTACCATGCACACATATTTAGGCATTACCGCTGAATTAACTGCTGAACAAATCGACTTTGAACCATTAAAAAATGCAAAATGGCTCTACATCGAAGGTTATTTATCGACAAGTGATACTGCTCGTGTCGCGGTAAAACAAGCACGTGAACTTGCCAAAGCACATGGCGTTAAAGTCGCACTCTCACTGTCTGATCCTGCAATGGTGCAATATGCACGTCAAGGCCTAGAAGAACTCTTAGATGACGGCGTTGACTTATTATTCTGTAACGAACAAGAAGCGCTAATGTTCAGTAATACTGAAACACTTGATGCAGCTATTGAAGTTTTAAAATCAAAGAATCAACATATTGTCATCACTCAAGGTGCAAATGGCGCAATCATCATTGATCCTAAACAACAATTCCACGTTGCTGGTCGCGAAGTTCATGCCGTTGATACTAACGGTGCTGGTGACGCCTTTGCTGGTGCATTCTTATATGCCATTAACGCTGGTTTAACTTTAGAAGCTGCGGCCCAACTGGCTATTTTAATTTCTAGCGAAGTTGTTGCGCAATTTGGTCCACGCTTAGCCGTTGAAAACTATGCCAAATTATTTGAACAATTTAAAAATTCTCAACAGGAATATGCTTAA
- a CDS encoding COG4705 family protein, with amino-acid sequence MAILQATTSSSHELLSKVPQVTALFWLTKIFATTFGETAGDAVSMSLNLGYLISTFIFAFIFIALVICQIRAKTYQPFLYWFTIIASTTVGTTLADFMDRSLGIGYIGGSSLLLLLVLLSLWVWHTSEGNISPDTINNVRTEWFYWITITFSQTLGTALGDWSADTAGLGYTGGIALFSGLILLLVALHFLTRVSKTLLFWAAFVLTRPLGAVVGDFLDKPLSSGGLDLSRFTASIVLLVVILGCVYWSKHQNTRL; translated from the coding sequence ATGGCAATACTTCAGGCGACAACTTCCAGTTCACATGAACTTTTGTCAAAAGTTCCACAAGTCACAGCTTTATTCTGGTTGACTAAAATTTTTGCCACAACATTTGGAGAAACGGCTGGAGATGCTGTTTCCATGTCACTTAATCTAGGTTATTTGATTAGCACTTTTATTTTTGCTTTCATTTTTATTGCGTTGGTTATCTGCCAGATTCGTGCAAAAACGTACCAACCATTTCTATACTGGTTCACGATCATTGCGAGTACAACAGTTGGAACGACGTTGGCTGACTTTATGGATCGGTCTTTGGGGATTGGTTATATCGGCGGTAGTTCATTATTATTGTTGTTGGTCTTGTTGTCTTTATGGGTATGGCACACATCTGAAGGTAATATTTCGCCAGATACGATCAATAATGTTCGTACCGAGTGGTTTTACTGGATCACAATCACTTTTTCACAAACACTCGGAACAGCTTTGGGTGATTGGTCTGCTGATACTGCTGGTTTGGGTTATACAGGTGGAATTGCTTTATTTTCTGGATTGATTTTATTGCTTGTTGCTCTGCACTTTTTAACAAGAGTATCAAAAACCTTATTATTCTGGGCTGCTTTTGTATTGACTCGTCCATTGGGCGCTGTAGTTGGAGATTTTTTGGATAAGCCACTCAGTTCTGGAGGGCTGGACTTGAGCCGTTTTACAGCTTCTATAGTATTGTTGGTGGTTATCCTCGGGTGTGTATATTGGTCGAAACATCAGAACACTCGCTTATAA
- a CDS encoding insulinase family protein, whose product MTVDVTESITQTIHPAFQLLRQHHVEALDIHVSEYKHKVTGAVHYHLATNHDENVFLVAFRTQPMDSKGAAHILEHTALCGSEKFPVRDPFFLMIRRSLNTFMNAFTAADWTAYPFATQNKKDFQNLLSVYLDAAFAANLNPLDFAQEGIRIELENDQAVYKGVVFNEMKGAMSSPTDQLYHQLAHHLFPETTYHYNSGGDPKDIPDLTYEQLVDFYKTHYHPSNAVFMTFGNQTAYDLQEQFEKLALHKFSQGTTLYSKPEKRLLAPIEVNESYAVDSEELKDKTYHVMSWLLPETSDIKLRLGMRLVEGILLENSASPLRHYLETCGYAQSTGPLMGVDDSNFEMTFYCGVQGSNEEHAETFKNGVLDILKEAASKPIDTDLVDAILHQIELHQREINGDGTPYGLSLILNGLGSAIHHNDPIHVWDVDAAIEQVKEELKDPMWLSNLIQIHLLDNPHRVQMTLVPDATKSVKEQQAEQARLAEITANLTDAQKVEIQEKTEALKQRQDTADDLELLPKVGLEDIPADLQIVQGQLREIISNGLDTPLNLYHAGTNGIYYQQVLIQIPDEIVQSPYFNLLSILMGEVGAGEHDYLEFQQIQTAVSGGLGMGASLRSKVDNKDRISAWLTLTTKSLTQKLDSIQLLKLAFEQLRFDEKDRIIELLQQRKTRWQSRLSGSGHSYAMQAASRQMSALARRDYHNTGLGALNWLSDLVNKIDQDDEAYQALITELQAIHRTLLQAPKQFLLVCEEHQSDRLVEEIQNVWDKLAVDKSPVSLTQVEQINTENDEAWLIQTNVQFCCSAYQAVDVAHADAAPLMVLAAYLRNGFLHSAIREKGGAYGGGASYDGNACSFRFYSYRDPRLVETFNDFEASVQWLFNVEQQPYQLEEAILGLVAGMDKPGSPAGEAITACYALLHARTPKFRRVLRERLLSVSLEDLQRVAKQYLLEQKPVKAVVAPFAKRDELQALGFNIQQVN is encoded by the coding sequence ATGACTGTAGATGTTACTGAAAGCATTACTCAAACTATTCATCCCGCGTTTCAGCTATTACGTCAACACCATGTAGAAGCACTCGATATTCATGTTTCAGAATATAAGCATAAAGTAACTGGTGCAGTTCACTACCATTTAGCTACGAACCATGATGAAAATGTGTTTTTAGTGGCTTTTAGAACGCAACCAATGGACTCAAAAGGCGCTGCGCATATTTTAGAGCATACAGCTTTATGTGGTTCTGAAAAATTTCCTGTACGCGACCCATTCTTTTTAATGATTCGTCGTTCATTAAATACCTTTATGAATGCGTTCACAGCAGCAGATTGGACAGCTTATCCATTTGCGACACAGAATAAAAAAGATTTTCAGAATTTATTGTCAGTGTATTTAGATGCTGCATTCGCTGCAAATTTGAACCCTTTAGATTTTGCTCAAGAAGGCATCCGCATTGAGTTAGAGAATGATCAAGCCGTTTATAAAGGTGTCGTTTTCAATGAAATGAAAGGAGCGATGAGTTCACCGACAGATCAACTTTATCATCAGTTGGCGCATCATTTATTTCCTGAAACGACTTATCATTATAATTCGGGTGGTGATCCAAAAGACATTCCTGATTTAACATATGAACAACTGGTCGATTTTTATAAAACACATTATCACCCAAGTAATGCAGTCTTTATGACCTTTGGTAATCAAACTGCCTATGACCTACAAGAGCAGTTTGAAAAGCTCGCTTTGCATAAGTTTTCTCAGGGTACAACGCTGTATTCAAAACCTGAAAAACGTTTATTAGCACCAATAGAAGTGAATGAAAGCTATGCCGTAGATAGTGAAGAGCTTAAAGATAAAACCTATCATGTGATGTCATGGCTACTCCCTGAAACCAGTGACATTAAATTACGTTTAGGTATGCGTTTGGTTGAAGGAATTCTATTAGAAAATTCGGCTTCACCATTGCGTCATTATTTAGAGACCTGTGGTTATGCACAATCAACTGGCCCATTGATGGGCGTTGATGATAGTAACTTTGAAATGACGTTCTATTGTGGCGTACAAGGCTCGAATGAAGAACATGCTGAAACATTTAAAAATGGTGTTTTAGATATTTTGAAAGAAGCAGCATCAAAACCGATTGATACTGATTTGGTTGATGCGATTTTGCATCAAATTGAATTGCATCAACGTGAAATCAATGGTGATGGTACGCCATATGGTTTAAGCCTTATTTTAAATGGTTTAGGCAGTGCAATTCACCATAATGATCCAATCCATGTCTGGGATGTGGATGCTGCGATTGAGCAAGTTAAAGAAGAACTGAAAGACCCAATGTGGTTGTCTAACTTGATTCAAATTCATTTGTTGGATAATCCACATCGTGTGCAAATGACTTTAGTGCCTGATGCAACTAAATCAGTCAAAGAGCAGCAAGCTGAGCAAGCACGATTGGCTGAGATTACTGCGAATTTAACCGATGCTCAGAAAGTCGAAATTCAGGAAAAAACGGAAGCGCTGAAACAACGTCAAGATACAGCTGATGATCTTGAGTTATTGCCGAAAGTTGGTTTGGAGGATATACCAGCAGATTTACAAATTGTGCAAGGGCAACTTCGTGAAATTATTAGTAATGGTTTAGATACGCCTTTAAACCTTTACCATGCAGGTACGAACGGTATTTATTATCAACAAGTCTTGATTCAAATTCCTGATGAAATCGTGCAATCACCTTACTTCAATTTACTTTCTATTTTGATGGGAGAGGTTGGCGCAGGTGAGCATGATTATTTAGAATTCCAACAAATCCAAACGGCTGTAAGTGGCGGTTTGGGAATGGGAGCATCTTTACGCAGCAAAGTAGATAATAAAGATCGTATCAGTGCTTGGTTGACGTTGACGACTAAATCACTTACGCAAAAGTTAGATTCAATCCAATTGTTGAAACTTGCATTTGAACAGCTCCGTTTTGATGAAAAAGACCGTATCATCGAATTATTGCAGCAACGTAAAACCCGTTGGCAGTCACGTTTGTCTGGTTCTGGACATAGCTATGCGATGCAGGCTGCGTCACGTCAGATGAGTGCTTTGGCTCGCCGTGATTATCACAATACAGGTTTAGGTGCATTGAACTGGTTGAGTGATCTTGTCAATAAGATTGACCAAGATGATGAGGCTTATCAAGCCTTGATTACGGAACTACAGGCGATTCATCGCACGTTATTACAAGCACCTAAACAATTCTTGTTGGTCTGTGAAGAGCATCAATCGGATCGTTTAGTTGAAGAGATTCAAAACGTTTGGGATAAATTGGCTGTCGATAAATCACCTGTAAGCTTAACCCAAGTTGAGCAAATCAATACAGAGAATGATGAAGCTTGGCTCATTCAGACGAATGTTCAATTCTGCTGCTCTGCTTATCAAGCCGTTGATGTTGCACATGCAGATGCAGCACCATTGATGGTATTGGCTGCATATCTGCGTAATGGTTTCTTACATAGCGCGATCCGTGAAAAGGGTGGTGCTTATGGTGGTGGGGCAAGCTACGATGGTAATGCTTGTTCATTCCGTTTTTATAGTTATCGCGATCCACGCTTAGTTGAAACATTTAATGATTTTGAAGCAAGTGTGCAATGGTTATTTAACGTTGAACAGCAACCATATCAACTTGAAGAGGCAATTCTTGGATTAGTCGCAGGTATGGACAAACCTGGTTCACCTGCTGGCGAAGCAATTACTGCTTGTTATGCATTATTGCACGCACGTACGCCAAAATTCCGTAGAGTTTTACGTGAGCGCTTATTAAGTGTGAGTTTGGAAGATTTGCAGCGTGTTGCAAAACAATATTTATTGGAACAAAAACCAGTAAAAGCAGTCGTTGCGCCATTTGCTAAACGTGATGAGCTACAAGCACTTGGATTTAATATTCAGCAAGTTAATTAA
- a CDS encoding phospholipase A — MAFKSFERGHLELGVVMTLSALASSMVNAQTTIPAAPATVEACVALASNADRLACYDSLFKAPTVIPPQVQAAEPIIAVAAPSVENKNEKAEPTNLRDKVVQKVSDLHILGAAPKFDPNISLLDRRWELSEESKLGVWNIRAYQPVYLLPAFWTSDKNEFPSSPNPQNTVTDKQELTSSEAKFQLSLKTKALENIFGNNGDLWLGYTQSSRWQVYNSEESRPFRETNYEPEASLMFRTNYEILGLNARLLGVTLNHQSNGRSDPLSRSWNRVIFNLGFEKDNFALMLRPWYRVEEDAKDDNNPDIKDYMGRGDLTAFYRHNANEFSLMLRHSLKGGDRSHGAVQFDWAFPIKGKLRGHLQLFDGYGESLIDYNHRATYAGLGVSLMNWY; from the coding sequence ATGGCGTTCAAATCTTTTGAGCGGGGTCATTTGGAGCTTGGTGTCGTTATGACACTGAGCGCTTTGGCTAGTTCTATGGTCAATGCGCAGACAACTATACCTGCAGCACCTGCAACAGTAGAGGCTTGTGTTGCATTGGCTTCAAATGCGGATCGTTTGGCTTGTTATGACAGTCTTTTTAAAGCACCAACAGTCATCCCACCACAAGTTCAAGCAGCCGAACCAATCATTGCAGTAGCTGCTCCATCGGTAGAAAACAAAAATGAAAAAGCTGAACCTACAAATTTGCGTGATAAGGTTGTTCAAAAAGTAAGTGATTTGCACATCTTAGGTGCTGCGCCTAAATTTGATCCAAATATTTCATTGTTAGATCGCCGTTGGGAACTTTCTGAAGAAAGTAAACTGGGTGTGTGGAATATTCGTGCTTATCAACCCGTTTATTTGCTGCCTGCATTTTGGACCAGCGATAAGAATGAATTTCCTAGTAGCCCAAATCCTCAAAATACGGTAACAGATAAACAAGAACTAACATCAAGTGAAGCTAAATTTCAACTTTCACTGAAAACTAAAGCGTTGGAAAATATTTTCGGGAATAATGGTGATTTGTGGTTGGGATATACACAATCTTCTAGATGGCAAGTATATAACTCAGAAGAATCACGACCATTTCGTGAAACGAATTATGAGCCTGAAGCAAGTTTGATGTTTAGAACAAACTATGAAATTCTCGGTCTAAATGCGCGTTTACTTGGTGTAACTTTAAATCATCAATCTAATGGTCGTTCTGATCCTTTATCACGTAGTTGGAACCGCGTTATTTTCAATCTAGGCTTTGAAAAAGATAATTTTGCATTGATGTTACGTCCGTGGTATCGAGTAGAAGAAGATGCCAAAGACGATAATAATCCTGATATTAAAGATTATATGGGACGTGGCGATTTAACTGCATTTTATCGTCATAATGCAAATGAATTTTCTCTCATGCTGCGTCATTCATTAAAAGGTGGTGATCGTTCGCATGGTGCTGTTCAATTTGATTGGGCTTTCCCGATTAAAGGCAAATTGCGCGGACATTTGCAGTTGTTTGATGGTTATGGTGAGAGCCTGATTGATTATAACCATCGTGCAACTTACGCTGGTTTAGGTGTGTCTTTGATGAATTGGTATTAA
- a CDS encoding cysteine peptidase family C39 domain-containing protein — translation MSLNIPEPLLQLEANCGVFAVWLILKQYQTSIDIADLIRLCRHDHQEGTFTIALAVALKKLGFEVSLYTDPDPNIDEKEKQSYLDAQGLQIPIQAALTYSEIQQVFENGHFVIVFYDTLQGVGNQSLIYSIDEQEISFCDHFEVMSKSTFEQQRQADGICRQVIVVEQPLGDYPI, via the coding sequence ATGAGTTTAAATATTCCAGAGCCATTGTTGCAGCTTGAAGCAAATTGTGGAGTTTTCGCCGTTTGGTTGATTTTAAAGCAATATCAAACAAGTATTGATATTGCTGATCTAATTCGATTGTGTCGACATGATCATCAGGAGGGAACTTTTACAATTGCTTTGGCTGTGGCACTGAAAAAATTAGGCTTTGAAGTGTCATTGTATACTGACCCTGATCCGAATATTGATGAGAAAGAAAAGCAAAGTTATTTGGATGCCCAAGGTCTTCAGATTCCGATTCAGGCTGCTTTGACTTATTCCGAGATTCAACAGGTATTTGAAAATGGTCACTTTGTTATCGTATTTTATGACACCCTACAGGGTGTGGGAAACCAATCTTTGATTTATTCAATTGATGAACAAGAGATTAGTTTCTGTGATCACTTTGAAGTGATGTCAAAAAGTACGTTTGAACAACAACGCCAAGCCGATGGAATTTGTCGGCAGGTGATTGTGGTTGAGCAGCCGTTAGGTGATTATCCAATTTGA
- a CDS encoding TrkH family potassium uptake protein encodes MTIKINTQKIFNLSPPSLLAIGFLSFIIIGTLLLKLPIANKGNLSWMDALFTATSAVTITGLSVVNLNESFNHFGQFIILLLIQSGGLGFMTFAILAALSLAPKLGLKQQMMAQDSLGQTSLSKVTFVAKGVVIYTLFFELIGVIILSTSFIPIYGFDRGLYYSIFYSISAFNNAGFSLFNNSLINFQGHYLICLTISTLYTLGGIGFLVLIDIKQNKRWSKLTPNSKLILSAIATLNIVAFILIWLLEANNPLTLGSMNIGEQAMNAWFQATVPRSSGFNTIDTGAMEHSTTLLTMLLMFIGGGSLSTAGGIKVGTFVILLLCVISFLRRNEEIRIFNHSISQETTYKALAVAAITGMLIFVGCFTLFLLEPKQDVLDLMFEVVSAACTVGLSRGVTGELHDGSLFVLSLLMYTGRLGPLTLAYLIATPKKSRLKHANANIQIG; translated from the coding sequence ATGACTATAAAAATAAATACACAAAAGATCTTTAACCTAAGTCCACCGTCTTTATTAGCAATTGGGTTTCTGAGTTTCATTATCATCGGAACATTATTACTCAAACTCCCCATCGCCAATAAAGGCAATTTGAGCTGGATGGATGCCTTATTTACAGCAACATCGGCTGTAACCATTACAGGTTTATCTGTAGTGAATTTAAACGAATCTTTTAATCATTTCGGTCAATTCATTATCTTATTATTGATTCAGTCTGGTGGTTTAGGTTTTATGACCTTCGCAATTTTGGCAGCCTTAAGTCTAGCGCCTAAACTTGGACTCAAACAACAAATGATGGCGCAAGATAGCTTAGGTCAAACGAGCTTGTCCAAAGTTACCTTTGTGGCAAAAGGCGTAGTAATTTATACGCTTTTCTTTGAACTCATCGGCGTCATTATATTAAGTACATCTTTTATACCGATCTATGGCTTTGACCGTGGGCTGTATTATTCGATTTTTTATAGTATCTCTGCATTCAATAATGCAGGGTTTTCGCTATTCAATAACAGCTTAATAAATTTTCAAGGTCATTATTTAATCTGTTTAACCATTAGCACGCTATATACATTGGGTGGAATTGGTTTTCTTGTTTTAATTGATATAAAACAAAATAAACGTTGGAGTAAACTTACACCGAATAGCAAGCTAATCCTCAGTGCAATCGCGACACTAAATATTGTGGCTTTTATTTTGATTTGGCTTTTAGAAGCCAATAATCCACTTACTTTAGGTTCAATGAATATTGGTGAACAAGCCATGAATGCTTGGTTCCAAGCGACAGTACCTCGTTCATCTGGGTTTAACACCATTGATACAGGCGCAATGGAACACAGTACAACACTTCTCACGATGCTATTGATGTTTATTGGTGGCGGTTCACTGAGTACCGCAGGCGGTATTAAAGTCGGTACATTTGTCATCTTACTGCTCTGCGTCATTTCCTTTTTGCGGCGCAATGAAGAAATCCGCATCTTTAATCACTCTATTTCCCAAGAAACCACCTATAAAGCGCTTGCCGTCGCAGCAATTACAGGCATGCTGATTTTTGTCGGCTGCTTTACCCTTTTTCTTTTGGAGCCTAAACAGGATGTCTTAGATCTGATGTTTGAAGTGGTTTCTGCGGCATGTACGGTTGGTTTATCTCGAGGTGTAACAGGCGAACTACATGATGGTAGCCTATTTGTGCTGAGTCTATTGATGTATACAGGTCGTCTTGGACCATTAACCCTTGCCTACTTGATTGCTACACCAAAGAAAAGTCGTTTAAAACATGCCAATGCTAATATTCAAATTGGATAA